In one window of Stigmatopora argus isolate UIUO_Sarg chromosome 19, RoL_Sarg_1.0, whole genome shotgun sequence DNA:
- the gja11 gene encoding gap junction protein, alpha 11, which yields MGEWDLLGRLLDKVQTHSTLIGKVWLTVLFIFRILVLSVGADRVWGDEQSDFVCNTRQPGCENVCYDKAFPISHVRFWALQIIAVATPTLLYLGYVLHVVHVEKKLKERVRQQAELGDQALLFLQRSFKIPKYIKGSGKVSSPTLLLLPSIKPFHCITSHLIYLYTHLCKVNIRGRLLRAYVLHLVAKIAVELGFVVGQYFLYGLTLDALYVCTQKPCPHQVDCFLSRPTEKSLIIWFMLGAAALSLALCVAELLYLWGKAFKECAARRRDYTVTPVTPVTVAPPGGRGRAYALKDDVTQNGFNAELEMQGRKFGVNEALGNGLPGNTGEIHI from the exons ATGGGCGAATGGGATCTTCTGGGTCGCCTCCTGGACAAAGTGCAGACGCACTCCACGCTCATCGGGAAAGTCTGGCTCACCGTCCTATTCATATTCCGCATCCTGGTTTTGAGCGTCGGCGCCGATAGG GTGTGGGGCGACGAGCAGTCGGACTTTGTGTGCAACACGCGGCAGCCGGGCTGCGAGAACGTGTGCTACGACAAGGCCTTCCCCATCTCGCATGTGCGCTTTTGGGCCCTGCAAATCATCGCCGTGGCGACGCCCACTCTACTCTACCTGGGCTACGTGCTGCACGTGGTGCACGTCGAGAAGAAG TTAAAGGAACGCGTTCGCCAGCAGGCCGAATTGGGCGACCAGGCCTTGTTGTTCCTGCAGCGAAGTTTCAAGATTCCCAAGTACATCAAAGGTAGCGGCAAGGTGAGCTCACCTACtcttctactactaccatcTATCAAACCTTTTCACTGTATCACTTCTCATTTAATCTATCTATACACCCATCTTTGCAAGGTGAACATCCGCGGACGCCTCCTGCGCGCCTACGTCCTCCACCTGGTGGCCAAGATCGCCGTGGAGCTGGGCTTCGTGGTCGGCCAGTATTTCCTGTACGGCCTGACGCTGGACGCCCTCTACGTGTGCACGCAAAAGCCCTGTCCCCACCAAGTGGACTGCTTCCTGTCCCGCCCCACCGAGAAATCCCTCATCATCTGGTTCATGTTGGGCGCGGCGGCGCTTTCGCTCGCCCTCTGCGTGGCCGAGCTGCTCTACCTATGGGGCAAGGCCTTCAAGGAGTGCGCGGCTAGGCGGCGCGACTACACCGTCACGCCCGTCACGCCCGTCACGGTGGCGCCGCCCGGCGGGCGGGGGAGGGCGTACGCGTTAAAGGACGACGTGACGCAGAACGGCTTTAACGCCGAGCTAGAGATGCAAGGACGCAAGTTCGGCGTCAATGAGGCGCTGGGAAATGGGTTGCCCGGCAACACGGGGGAAATacatatctaa
- the gja13.1 gene encoding connexin 32.3 encodes MGDWGFLSSLLDKVQSHSTVIGKIWMTVLFLFRIMVLGAGAESVWGDEQSDFICNTKQPGCENVCYDHAFPISHIRFWVLQIIFVSTPTLVYLGHAMHVIHRENKIRQKRASPGGTLYAKAPKYTDAKGNVTIKGNLLGSYLTQLFFKILIEAAFIVGQYYLYGFIMVPMFPCSRAPCPFTVECYMSRPTEKTIFIIFMLVVACVSLVLNVAEIFYLLCTRCKRSKRSKKRPGGNSVENPIQLKWPSQADAIKDNEKNLDKEIEKNLDKEISQSLGGIRDGAKEEKPLL; translated from the coding sequence ATGGGAGACTGGGGCTTCTTGTCGTCCTTACTGGACAAAGTCCAATCGCACTCCACCGTCATCGGCAAGATCTGGATGACGGTCCTGTTCCTGTTCCGCATCATGGTCCTGGGCGCCGGCGCCGAGAGCGTGTGGGGCGACGAGCAGTCCGACTTCATCTGCAACACCAAGCAGCCCGGTTGCGAGAACGTCTGCTACGACCACGCCTTCCCCATCTCCCACATCCGTTTCTGGGTCCTCCAGATCATCTTCGTGTCCACGCCCACCTTGGTCTACCTGGGCCACGCCATGCACGTCATCCACCGCGAGAATAAGATCCGGCAGAAGAGGGCCAGCCCCGGGGGGACCCTCTACGCCAAAGCCCCCAAGTACACCGACGCCAAAGGCAACGTGACCATCAAGGGAAACCTCCTGGGCAGCTACCTCACCCAGCTGTTCTTCAAGATCCTCATCGAGGCCGCCTTCATCGTGGGTCAGTACTACCTGTACGGTTTCATCATGGTGCCCATGTTCCCCTGCTCCAGGGCCCCCTGCCCTTTCACCGTCGAGTGCTACATGTCGCGACCCACCGAGAAGaccatcttcatcatcttcatgcTGGTCGTGGCCTGCGTCTCGCTGGTCCTTAATGTCGCCGAGATCTTCTACCTGCTCTGCACCCGCTGCAAGAGGTCCAAGAGGTCCAAAAAGCGCCCCGGGGGGAACTCGGTGGAGAACCCGATCCAGCTCAAGTGGCCGAGCCAGGCGGACGCCATCAAGGACAACGAGAAGAACCTGGACAAGGAGATCGAGAAGAACCTGGACAAGGAGATCAGCCAAAGCTTGGGTGGGATTCGGGACGGGGCCAAAGAGGAGAAACCCTTACTCTAG
- the LOC144064310 gene encoding gap junction Cx32.2 protein-like, translating into MGEWSFLASLLDKVQSHSTVIGKVWLSVLFVFRIMILGAGAEKVWGDEQSKMVCNTNQPGCKNVCYDHAFPISHIRFWVLQIIFVSTPTLIYLGHVMHVIHKENKLREKTLKSGVASQKLPKYSDERGQVKIKGDLLGNYVTSIVFRVILETAFMVGQYYLYGFIMEPRIVCTRAPCPFTVECFMSRPTEKTVFIIFMLVMSCVSVLLNVVEVFYLACSGSARRRAKMAARGMRSPLSDGGFAKA; encoded by the exons ATGGGCGAATGGAGCTTTTTGGCGTCCCTCCTGGACAAAGTTCAATCGCACTCCACCGTCATCGGCAAAGTGTGGCTAAGCGTCCTCTTCGTCTTCAGGATCATGATCTTGGGAGCCGGAGCCGAGAAG GTTTGGGGCGACGAGCAGTCCAAGATGGTGTGCAACACCAACCAACCCGGTTGCAAGAACGTCTGCTACGACCACGCCTTCCCCATCTCGCACATCCGCTTCTGGGTCCTCCAGATCATCTTTGTGTCCACGCCCACGCTGATCTACCTGGGCCACGTCATGCACGTCATCCACAAGGAGAACAAACTCCGCGAGAAGACGCTGAAGAGCGGCGTGGCCTCGCAAAAACTCCCCAAGTACTCGGACGAGAGGGGCCAGGTGAAGATCAAGGGCGACCTGCTGGGCAACTACGTGACCTCCATCGTCTTCCGCGTGATCCTGGAGACGGCCTTCATGGTAGGCCAGTACTACCTCTACGGTTTCATCATGGAGCCCCGGATCGTGTGCACGAGGGCGCCGTGCCCCTTCACCGTGGAGTGTTTCATGTCCAGGCCCACCGAGAAGACcgtcttcatcatcttcatgcTGGTCATGTCCTGCGTGTCGGTGCTCCTCAACGTGGTGGAGGTCTTCTACCTGGCTTGCTCCGGCAGCGCGCGGaggagagccaaaatggccgccagggGGATGCGTTCGCCGTTGAGCGACGGCGGTTTTGCCAAAGCGTGA